ACCAGGGGTCCTTCTTGGTGGTGGGCACCGGGATGTCGTGCTCGCGGGCAAAGGCTTCGAGGTCCGCGCGGCCCTGGAAGTCCCAGTCGCGCCAGGGGGCAACGGTCACGATGTCGGGCTTGAGCGCATAGGCCGTCATCTCGAAACGCACCTGATCGTTCCCCTTGCCAGTCGCGCCGTGCGAGACGGCCACCGCGCCTTCCTTCTCCGCAATCTCCACCATCTTCTTGGCGATCAGGGGCCGGGCGATGGAGGTGCCCAGCAGGTAGTAGCCCTCGTACAGCGCGGCGGAGCGGAACATCGGGAACACGTAGTCGCGCACGAACTCCTCGCGCAGGTCCAGCGCATAGGCGGCGACAGCACCGGTGTTCAGCGCCTTGACGCGCGCCTCCTCCACCTCGTCGCCCTGCCCGAGGTCGGCGGTAAAGGCCACCACGTCGTAATCCTTCTCGGTCTGGAGCCACTTCAGGATGATGGAGGTATCGAGGCCGCCGCTGTACGCGAGGACGATCTTGTCTTTCTGGCCCTGTTGTTCGTTCGCCATGCTGCATTCTCTCCGGTTTCTGAGGGGAGGCCTGGGGACACACAGACACCCCGGCGTGACGTGCCCGGCCTGTCCGTATGGGGAAGGCCGGGGCGTCAGCGTCGGGGGGTCGGGGTCTGCATATACCTGTATGGTTATACGCCGGTGACGTATAGCTATGCAGAGGGTAACAGGCGGGGCGTGGAGGGTCAAGCCCAGGTCAACGCCCCCGGTCTGCTGCACCGGGGGCGGGGGGACGGGCGGAACCTCAGCGGATCTGGTAGTTCAGGCCGAGACGCACCCCCGCGCCCAGGCCGATCCCCGACCCCCCGTTCGAGATGGCGATGGTCGGACCGACGTTGCCTTCCACAAAGATGCTGACGGGGCCAGCGACGTTGTAGCCCAGGCCGCCCAGGACGTGGGGATACGCCGAAACCCCGGTGTACGACCCGACCGAGGCGCCCACGCCCAGGCCAAAGCCGTAGTAGGGGTTGAGGCCACCAAAATTCTGGCTTCCGGCATTGCGCAGGTAGGCCACCTCGCCGCCCAGACCGACCGAGCCCCCCCGGAACAGGTTGAGGGCGTTCAGGTTCAGGCCGTACCGCACCGCCGAATTCGCCGTCAGGTCCGTCTGGTAATGCAGACCCGCCGTGGTCCCGATATGACCACCCACCGAGTCGGCAGCAGCGGAGGAGACGGCCGTCAGGGCCAGGAGTCCGAGCAGGGTCTTCTTCATGCCCGGATCATAGGCAAAGGCCAGAGCAGAAGGAAGGTGACTTCCTTGACAAATTCTCTCCAGGTCTTTGACCGTTCATTCATGCTCGTCCATCAAACCGGGCGATGTTCCGCCTCCCGGTCAGCCTGGACAAAGCGGCCCAGCCGTTCCAGCGCCTGCTCCAGTTCCGCCTGGGATTTGCAGAAGGCGAGGCGAAACAGGCCCTTCAGGGCTGGCTCCCGCGCGGCGAAGGCCTCACCGGGAATCACGGCCACGCCCGCCCGTTCCACCAATGTCCCCGCCTCCCAGCCGGGGCGGCGGGCCATCAGGAAGTAGGTCCCGCCGGGACGGAAGACCTCCGCGCCCAGGTCGCGCAGGCCGCCTGCCAGCAGGTCCAGCCGCGCGGCGTACCCCTCCCGCAGCCCCTCGTAGAAGCCACTCTGCCGGGCGACGGGCAACGCCGCCGCGACCGCCGCTTGAAACGGCGTGGGCGCACAGAAGGAGGCCACCTGCCGCAGCCCCGTGAGATTCCCCACATAGCCGGGCGGGCAGGCCACCCACCCGACCCGCCAGCCCGTCGCCTCCAGCCGCTTCCCGGCGCTGCCGACGGTGAAGGTCCGCTCGGGCGCGAGCGTCCGCAGGCCCAGGGGCCGCTCCCCGAAGTACAGTTCGTCGTACACCTCGTCGGAGATCAGCCACAGGTCGTGCTGCCGGGCCAGGGCGGCCACGGCCTCCAGCTCCTCCCGCGTGAAGACGCGCCCGGTGGGATTGTGGGGGCTGTTGAGCAGCAGTGCCCGCGTGCGGGGCGTGACGGCGG
The window above is part of the Deinococcus metallilatus genome. Proteins encoded here:
- a CDS encoding pyridoxal phosphate-dependent aminotransferase, with the translated sequence MPELLPRARSSQESVFARMSRLAAQHGAINLGQGFPSDSPPAFLLEAARQAVGTLDQYAPPAGLPALRDALGADLGVDGVDVVVTTGATEAMGLLAQALYGPGDEVLMLEPVFDIYLPQARLAGATPVTVPLRLTAEGGWTLDLDELRAAVTPRTRALLLNSPHNPTGRVFTREELEAVAALARQHDLWLISDEVYDELYFGERPLGLRTLAPERTFTVGSAGKRLEATGWRVGWVACPPGYVGNLTGLRQVASFCAPTPFQAAVAAALPVARQSGFYEGLREGYAARLDLLAGGLRDLGAEVFRPGGTYFLMARRPGWEAGTLVERAGVAVIPGEAFAAREPALKGLFRLAFCKSQAELEQALERLGRFVQADREAEHRPV